The following are encoded together in the Streptomyces flavofungini genome:
- a CDS encoding LCP family protein, translating to MGQHSVRREGASGGTGTRNTSPGTDSGTAKESGLRDTTAEAGSRAAGAEAARTGRGTAAAGAGTKSAGGKSAGGTSGRAKGGRTKGGTSGPPGKGTRGGGDGDGGKPRRRRKRRVLRWSAIVLSVLILGTAGAGYLYYQHLNSNLETDDLNLGDHRAPEPTPNSAGQTPLNILLIGSDARDSKENQKLGGAKETFGGPPLADVQMLLHLSADRSNMSVISMPRDTLLTIPKCTDPDDGKVYPESGPRTMTNESLGRGGPGCTVATWEKLTNIHINHFMMVDFAGVVSMADAIGGVPVCVDKNIHSRTSDGKGSGLKLEKGTTNIKGEQALQWLRTRYGFEGGTDISRAKAQHMYMNSLVRTLRENTGLTSPNRLRKLAENATRALKVDPGIGSPLKLIGLGNELKKVSPERTTMTTMPFEYAGSRVVPKPGDAEQLFRLVRDDIALDGKGKRKPAKEKLSDDPAAPDGEIALQVQNGTRTATELAVRGRASAVAQELAGLGFAKAAPDTSASVSEDRTVIRYPSVDLEGDAQRVAKSLGMPLSSVKKSTDVSGVTLVVGADWREGDKPKKAAKQDDSTPESADALSGSDKKACMKVDPNFTW from the coding sequence ATGGGGCAGCACAGTGTCCGCAGGGAGGGAGCGTCCGGCGGGACGGGGACGCGGAACACATCGCCCGGCACGGACTCGGGCACGGCGAAGGAATCCGGCCTACGCGACACCACCGCGGAGGCGGGTTCCCGTGCGGCGGGGGCCGAGGCAGCACGGACCGGCCGCGGCACGGCCGCTGCGGGCGCGGGCACCAAAAGCGCCGGGGGCAAAAGCGCCGGGGGCACAAGCGGACGCGCCAAAGGCGGACGCACCAAAGGCGGTACGTCGGGCCCGCCCGGCAAGGGCACGCGGGGCGGTGGCGACGGGGACGGCGGCAAGCCGAGACGCCGGCGCAAGCGCCGCGTCCTGCGCTGGTCGGCGATCGTCCTTTCGGTCCTGATACTCGGCACGGCCGGCGCCGGTTACCTCTACTACCAGCACCTGAACAGCAACCTGGAGACGGACGACCTGAATCTGGGCGACCACAGGGCCCCCGAGCCCACGCCCAACTCCGCGGGTCAGACGCCCCTGAACATCCTCCTGATCGGCTCCGACGCCCGGGACTCCAAGGAGAACCAGAAGCTCGGCGGTGCCAAGGAGACCTTCGGCGGCCCGCCCCTCGCCGATGTGCAGATGCTCCTGCACCTGTCGGCGGACCGCAGCAACATGTCCGTCATCAGCATGCCGCGCGACACCCTCCTGACCATCCCCAAGTGCACCGACCCGGACGACGGCAAGGTGTACCCGGAGAGCGGCCCGCGCACGATGACGAACGAGTCGCTGGGTCGCGGCGGCCCCGGCTGCACGGTCGCCACCTGGGAGAAGCTGACCAACATCCACATCAACCACTTCATGATGGTCGACTTCGCGGGTGTGGTGTCGATGGCCGACGCGATCGGCGGTGTACCCGTCTGCGTGGACAAGAACATCCACTCGCGCACCAGCGACGGCAAGGGCTCGGGCCTGAAGCTGGAGAAGGGCACCACGAACATCAAGGGCGAGCAGGCCCTGCAGTGGCTGCGCACCCGCTACGGCTTCGAGGGCGGCACCGACATATCCCGCGCCAAGGCCCAGCACATGTACATGAACTCGCTGGTCCGCACGCTCCGCGAGAACACCGGGCTGACCAGCCCCAACCGGCTGCGCAAGCTCGCCGAGAACGCGACGAGGGCGTTGAAGGTCGACCCGGGCATCGGCTCCCCCCTGAAGCTCATCGGCCTCGGCAACGAGCTGAAGAAGGTCTCGCCGGAGCGCACGACGATGACGACCATGCCGTTCGAGTACGCCGGCTCCCGGGTGGTCCCGAAGCCCGGCGACGCCGAGCAGCTCTTCCGGCTGGTACGGGACGACATCGCCCTCGACGGCAAGGGCAAGCGCAAGCCGGCCAAGGAGAAGCTGTCGGACGACCCGGCGGCGCCGGACGGGGAGATCGCGCTGCAGGTCCAGAACGGCACGCGCACGGCCACGGAGCTCGCCGTGCGCGGCCGGGCGAGCGCCGTCGCGCAGGAGCTGGCCGGTCTCGGCTTCGCGAAGGCGGCGCCGGACACGTCGGCGTCGGTGAGCGAGGACAGGACGGTCATCCGGTATCCGAGCGTGGACCTGGAGGGCGATGCCCAGCGGGTCGCCAAGTCCCTCGGCATGCCGCTGAGTTCGGTGAAGAAGTCGACGGACGTCTCCGGCGTCACGCTGGTCGTCGGCGCCGACTGGCGCGAGGGCGACAAGCCGAAGAAGGCCGCGAAGCAGGACGACTCGACCCCGGAGTCGGCGGACGCCCTGAGCGGCTCCGACAAGAAGGCCTGCATGAAGGTGGACCCGAACTTCACCTGGTAG
- a CDS encoding DNA-3-methyladenine glycosylase family protein: protein MSSRFAPRPTRTTVRGGETIVPQGAPRQNTAAATRTWRPPTPLDLSLTLGPLRRGPADPTFRTTPDGSVWRATRTPQGPATLRVALRADTAEAEAEAWGPGADWALDGLPDLLGAGDTPEDFEPRHRLVAQTERRRQGLRLLRTGLVMETLIPSILEQKVTTDEAYRAWRLLVRKYGEPAPGPTPVQARMHVMPDPRTWSRIPSWEWHRAGVDNKRASTILRAARVAPRLEEAAAMDPVAARARLELIPGIGPWTSAETVQRSNGAPDEVTVGDLHLPGIIGYALAGDRTADDTRMLELLAPYQGQRHRAARLILLSGHTPPRRAPKMRKTNIAAL from the coding sequence ATGTCGTCCCGGTTCGCCCCCCGCCCCACCCGCACCACCGTGCGCGGCGGCGAAACGATCGTCCCCCAAGGCGCCCCCCGCCAGAACACCGCAGCGGCAACCCGCACCTGGAGACCACCCACCCCCCTGGACCTGAGCCTCACCCTCGGCCCCCTCCGCAGGGGCCCCGCGGACCCCACCTTCCGCACCACCCCCGACGGCTCCGTCTGGCGAGCCACCCGCACCCCCCAGGGCCCGGCCACCCTCCGCGTGGCCCTCCGCGCGGACACGGCGGAGGCGGAGGCGGAGGCTTGGGGCCCGGGCGCGGACTGGGCCTTGGACGGCCTCCCGGACCTCCTGGGCGCCGGGGACACCCCGGAGGACTTCGAGCCCCGTCACCGCCTGGTCGCGCAGACCGAGCGCCGCCGCCAGGGCCTGCGCCTGCTGCGGACGGGCCTGGTGATGGAGACCCTGATCCCGTCGATCCTGGAGCAGAAGGTCACGACGGACGAGGCGTACCGCGCCTGGCGCCTCCTGGTCCGCAAGTACGGCGAACCGGCCCCGGGACCGACCCCCGTCCAGGCCCGCATGCACGTGATGCCGGACCCGCGCACGTGGTCACGCATCCCGTCCTGGGAGTGGCACAGGGCTGGCGTGGACAACAAGCGCGCGTCGACGATCCTGCGCGCGGCGCGGGTGGCTCCCCGCCTGGAGGAGGCGGCGGCGATGGACCCCGTGGCGGCCCGCGCCCGCCTCGAACTGATCCCCGGCATCGGCCCCTGGACCTCCGCCGAAACCGTCCAGCGCAGCAACGGCGCCCCCGACGAGGTGACGGTCGGCGACCTCCACCTCCCCGGCATCATCGGCTACGCCCTCGCCGGCGACCGCACCGCCGACGACACCCGCATGCTGGAACTCCTCGCCCCCTACCAGGGCCAACGCCACCGAGCGGCCCGCCTGATCCTCCTGAGCGGTCACACACCACCACGCCGAGCTCCGAAGATGCGCAAGACGAACATCGCGGCGCTGTGA
- a CDS encoding peptidoglycan recognition protein family protein produces MRGFLASSIGVTCATALALPLALTSSDTAAVTRPAAETLPGSTQSLPLGPLGADRAGGAAPRDQGLGRRDVRPFSLVGVVWDDPDVELHGRVQVRTRATGTTNWSSWQEVETHNHEHAADPGTAEGDSGRVRGSTAPLWVGDSDGVELRVRPDAEGGAGRATGRAGRALPETRAALPAGLRLELVDPGEHPAPPADLHDGGAPQGAPGRADGVQAGLPDAAGSPLTAASAAASAVNADLAPLGAAAVTPLDRAHTQADLVAAHGGDVTRARPYVGPRPGIVTRRGWGADESLRERNFAYTRTVKAAFVHHSATGNNYSCSQAPSVLRSIYRYHVKSSGWRDFGYNFAVDKCGNIYEGRAGGVAKAVLGAHTLGFNSNSMGIAVLGTFTSAGPPKAAVTAVAKLTAWKLGLFGANPRGKTYLKSGGGNLYRKGSNVRLNVISGHRDGFATECPGRLLYKKLGTARSVSARLQGR; encoded by the coding sequence ATGCGTGGATTCCTTGCTTCCTCGATCGGTGTCACCTGCGCCACGGCGCTCGCCCTCCCTCTCGCCCTGACGTCGTCCGATACCGCGGCCGTCACCCGGCCCGCCGCGGAGACGCTGCCCGGCAGCACCCAGTCGCTGCCCCTGGGACCGCTCGGCGCCGACCGCGCGGGCGGCGCCGCCCCGCGCGACCAGGGGCTCGGCCGCCGCGACGTACGCCCCTTCTCCCTGGTGGGTGTCGTCTGGGACGACCCGGACGTCGAACTGCACGGCCGGGTCCAGGTCCGCACCCGCGCCACCGGCACCACGAACTGGTCCTCCTGGCAGGAGGTCGAGACGCACAACCACGAACACGCGGCCGACCCGGGCACGGCCGAGGGCGACTCCGGCCGCGTCCGCGGCTCGACGGCGCCCCTGTGGGTCGGGGACTCGGACGGGGTCGAGCTGCGGGTGCGGCCGGACGCCGAAGGCGGTGCCGGGCGGGCCACCGGACGAGCCGGGCGCGCGCTCCCCGAGACGCGGGCGGCGCTGCCCGCGGGCCTGCGCCTGGAGCTCGTCGACCCCGGGGAGCACCCGGCGCCGCCCGCCGACCTCCACGACGGCGGGGCGCCGCAGGGAGCCCCGGGGCGGGCCGACGGCGTCCAGGCCGGGCTGCCGGACGCGGCCGGGAGCCCGCTGACGGCCGCGTCCGCGGCCGCGTCCGCCGTGAACGCCGACCTCGCCCCGCTCGGCGCCGCCGCGGTCACCCCGCTCGACCGGGCGCACACGCAGGCGGACCTCGTCGCCGCGCACGGGGGTGACGTCACCAGGGCCAGGCCGTACGTCGGGCCGCGGCCCGGCATCGTCACGCGGCGCGGCTGGGGCGCCGACGAGAGCCTGCGCGAGCGGAACTTCGCGTACACCAGGACCGTCAAGGCGGCCTTCGTGCACCACAGCGCCACCGGCAACAACTACAGCTGCTCGCAGGCGCCCTCCGTCCTGCGCAGTATCTACCGCTACCACGTCAAGAGCAGCGGCTGGCGCGACTTCGGCTACAACTTCGCCGTCGACAAGTGCGGAAACATCTACGAAGGCCGTGCCGGGGGAGTGGCCAAGGCCGTCCTCGGCGCGCACACTCTCGGTTTCAACAGCAACAGCATGGGCATCGCCGTCCTCGGCACGTTCACCAGCGCCGGCCCGCCCAAGGCGGCGGTGACCGCGGTCGCGAAGCTCACCGCGTGGAAGCTCGGCCTGTTCGGCGCGAATCCCCGCGGCAAGACGTATCTGAAGTCGGGCGGTGGCAACCTCTACCGGAAGGGCAGCAACGTCAGGCTCAACGTGATCTCCGGCCACCGGGACGGGTTCGCCACCGAGTGCCCCGGGCGGCTGCTGTACAAGAAGCTCGGCACGGCCCGGTCCGTGTCGGCCCGCCTCCAGGGCCGCTGA
- a CDS encoding NDP-sugar synthase, translating into MTEAILLVGGKGTRLRPLTVNTPKPMVPAAGVPFLTHQLARARAAGVDHIVLATSYLAEVFEPYFGDGSELGLHIEYVTEEEPLGTGGAIRNVASRLRSGPQDPVLVFNGDILTGLDIRALVAEHQRVDADVSLHLTKVSDPRAYGLVPTDPTGRVTAFLEKPQTPQEIVTDQINAGAYVFRRSVIDTIPAGRPVSVERETFPGLLASGAHLQGMVDSTYWLDLGTPQAFVRGSADLVLGRAPSPAVPGRCGDRLVLPSARVASGAKLTGGTVVGEDAVVGEGARLVGSTVLSGAVIEPGAVITDSLIGARASVGARSVLTGAVVGDGAFVGADNELRDGVRVWCEARLPAGAVRFSSDQ; encoded by the coding sequence GTGACAGAAGCGATCCTCCTGGTCGGCGGCAAGGGCACCCGGCTGCGTCCGCTCACGGTGAACACACCCAAGCCGATGGTCCCGGCGGCGGGTGTCCCCTTCCTCACCCACCAGCTGGCCCGCGCCCGCGCGGCGGGCGTCGACCACATCGTCCTCGCCACCTCCTACCTCGCGGAGGTCTTCGAGCCGTACTTCGGCGACGGCTCGGAGCTCGGCCTCCACATCGAGTACGTGACCGAGGAGGAACCCCTCGGCACCGGCGGCGCCATCCGCAACGTCGCCTCGCGGCTGCGCTCCGGACCCCAGGACCCCGTCCTGGTCTTCAACGGCGACATCCTCACCGGCCTGGACATCCGCGCCCTGGTCGCCGAGCACCAGCGCGTCGACGCGGACGTCTCCCTGCACCTGACGAAGGTCTCCGACCCGCGGGCGTACGGCCTCGTCCCCACCGACCCGACCGGCCGCGTCACCGCCTTCCTGGAGAAGCCGCAGACTCCCCAGGAGATCGTCACCGACCAGATCAACGCGGGCGCGTACGTCTTCCGGCGCTCGGTCATCGACACGATCCCCGCGGGTCGGCCCGTCTCCGTCGAACGCGAGACCTTCCCCGGCCTGCTCGCCTCCGGTGCGCACCTCCAGGGCATGGTCGACTCCACCTACTGGCTGGACCTCGGCACCCCTCAGGCCTTCGTACGCGGCTCCGCCGACCTCGTCCTCGGCCGCGCCCCGTCGCCCGCCGTCCCCGGCCGCTGCGGCGACCGCCTCGTGCTGCCCTCCGCCCGGGTCGCCTCCGGGGCCAAGCTCACCGGCGGCACGGTGGTCGGCGAGGACGCCGTCGTCGGCGAAGGGGCCCGGCTGGTCGGCAGCACGGTCCTCTCCGGTGCCGTCATCGAGCCCGGCGCCGTCATCACCGACTCCCTCATCGGTGCCCGTGCCTCGGTCGGGGCCCGGTCGGTCCTCACCGGGGCCGTCGTCGGCGACGGGGCGTTCGTCGGCGCCGACAACGAGCTGCGGGACGGTGTCCGCGTGTGGTGCGAGGCGCGCCTCCCGGCGGGAGCGGTCCGCTTCTCCTCCGACCAGTAG
- a CDS encoding LCP family protein → MTDTARTPSEPGEEAAGAASAPREATYAPGAGASPVGFGPRRRRLRWLRWAALATAVLVLAAGGVGWAAYTKLNGNITKDTGAAAELARFEAERPTPLVHDAQNILLIGSDSRAGRDNRKYGRDPGTQRSDTTILLHLAADRQSATAVSLPRDLMVDIPSCRRPDGSRTRAQFAQFNWAFEFGGTACTIRTVEKLTDIRIDHHMVVDFAGFKDMVDAVDGVRVCLEEPVDDRAAKIRLPAGPQTLDGEQALGYVRARKSLGNGSDTDRMDRQQEFLAALVNKVRGNDVLLNPVKLYPVLDAATSSLTTDPGLASLRGLYELVRGVRNIPTERVQFLTVPRRSYAYDANRDELVEPAAKELFTRLRKDEPVRVTHDATAAAYEGKASTAYEDGSEETYDEDESTYEGGDEKPDDPSHTPSPAPTFRGNTADRTSCE, encoded by the coding sequence GTGACCGACACCGCGCGCACGCCGTCCGAGCCGGGCGAGGAAGCGGCAGGGGCCGCGTCCGCGCCACGCGAGGCCACGTACGCGCCGGGCGCGGGCGCGAGCCCCGTGGGGTTCGGGCCGCGCCGCCGCAGGCTCCGCTGGCTGCGCTGGGCCGCGCTCGCCACCGCCGTCCTCGTGCTCGCCGCGGGCGGCGTCGGCTGGGCCGCGTACACCAAGCTGAACGGGAACATCACCAAGGACACCGGCGCCGCGGCCGAGCTGGCGCGCTTCGAGGCGGAGCGGCCGACGCCGCTCGTGCACGACGCCCAGAACATCCTGCTCATCGGCTCCGACTCGCGCGCCGGGCGCGACAACCGCAAGTACGGCCGCGACCCCGGCACCCAGCGCTCGGACACCACGATCCTGCTGCACCTGGCCGCGGACCGGCAGAGCGCGACCGCCGTGTCGCTGCCGCGCGACCTGATGGTGGACATCCCGAGCTGCCGCCGCCCGGACGGCTCCCGCACCCGCGCCCAATTCGCCCAGTTCAACTGGGCGTTCGAGTTCGGCGGCACGGCCTGCACGATCCGCACGGTGGAGAAGCTCACCGACATCCGGATCGACCACCACATGGTCGTGGACTTCGCCGGGTTCAAGGACATGGTGGACGCCGTCGACGGGGTGCGGGTCTGCCTGGAGGAGCCCGTCGACGACCGCGCCGCCAAGATCCGGCTGCCCGCGGGACCGCAGACCCTCGACGGCGAGCAGGCCCTCGGTTACGTACGCGCCCGCAAGTCGCTCGGCAACGGCAGCGACACCGACCGCATGGACCGCCAGCAGGAGTTCCTGGCCGCGCTCGTCAACAAGGTGCGCGGCAACGACGTCCTGCTGAATCCCGTGAAGCTCTATCCCGTTCTGGACGCGGCCACGTCCTCGCTGACGACGGACCCGGGTCTGGCGAGTCTGCGTGGTTTGTACGAACTGGTGCGCGGGGTGCGCAATATCCCCACAGAACGGGTTCAATTCCTCACCGTGCCACGGCGTTCCTACGCCTATGACGCGAATCGCGACGAGTTGGTCGAGCCCGCCGCGAAGGAACTCTTCACGCGGCTGCGCAAGGACGAGCCGGTGCGCGTGACACACGACGCCACGGCGGCCGCGTACGAGGGGAAGGCTTCCACGGCGTACGAGGACGGCTCCGAAGAGACGTACGACGAAGACGAATCCACGTACGAGGGCGGCGACGAGAAGCCCGACGACCCGAGTCATACGCCGAGCCCCGCGCCCACATTCCGGGGCAACACGGCCGACCGGACCAGCTGCGAGTAG
- a CDS encoding LCP family protein — MDAQGRGRADDIDPADQWVLNPQTGDYELRLSPSAGQSAPPGVPGPRGAAPRPSGRGSERPDGRERGRDQGREPGRDHGRRQGSEHGSREHGREQVPGQRRRHGAPEPAAGRRGTRRPKKKKNTGKKIAIWTGGTVAFVVVVAAVGGYLYYQHLNDNITAVSDDGAGTGGFSKDRAINILLVGTDKRSGDGNEGYGDEGSVGHADTTLLLHVSKDRSNATALSIPRDLITDIPDCPTKQDDGSTKVIPGSQQVRFNESLGQSERTPSCVMRTVTEITGIELDHFMVADFNAVKTLSSAVDGVEVCLAKDIDDPDSHLKLAKGKHTIEGEEALAFVRTRHSVGNGGDLSRIELQQQFLSSLMRKLKSGGTLTSPKKMISLAEAGTKALTVDSKIADIMKLRDLGMELGKLDMKNLTFATTPVVDNPAEKKPVTVVLNKAKSDELFSMMREDVSLTEVKKKEKKEKAAVAARLKGPKADPADVRVDIYNGSGKTGAAQATLAWLQNNEGVTKSSQLGNAPKNLGKTTLEYGKGEADQARRLAELMGLPGSALKPGESEKNAQGLPAMVLTLGADFKGAGVPISAPSKAPDGIQKVGADKSVCAK, encoded by the coding sequence GTGGACGCGCAAGGCCGTGGGCGGGCTGATGACATCGACCCCGCAGACCAGTGGGTACTGAATCCGCAGACAGGCGACTACGAACTGCGACTGAGTCCTTCCGCAGGGCAGTCGGCGCCGCCTGGAGTTCCCGGACCCCGTGGTGCCGCACCCCGGCCGTCGGGGCGCGGCTCCGAGCGCCCCGACGGCCGTGAGCGCGGCCGGGACCAGGGACGCGAGCCCGGCCGTGACCACGGACGCCGGCAGGGGTCCGAGCACGGCAGCCGGGAGCACGGCCGCGAGCAGGTGCCGGGCCAGCGCAGGCGGCACGGCGCGCCGGAGCCGGCCGCGGGCCGGCGGGGCACCAGGCGGCCCAAGAAGAAAAAGAACACGGGCAAGAAGATCGCCATCTGGACGGGCGGCACGGTTGCCTTCGTGGTCGTCGTAGCGGCGGTCGGCGGCTACCTCTACTACCAGCACCTGAACGACAACATCACCGCCGTCTCCGACGACGGCGCGGGCACCGGCGGGTTCAGCAAGGACCGCGCCATCAACATCCTGCTCGTCGGCACGGACAAGCGCAGCGGCGACGGCAACGAGGGCTACGGCGACGAGGGCAGCGTCGGCCACGCCGACACCACCCTCCTGCTGCACGTCTCCAAGGACCGCTCCAACGCGACCGCGTTGAGCATCCCGCGCGACTTGATCACGGACATTCCGGACTGCCCCACCAAGCAGGACGACGGCTCCACGAAGGTCATCCCCGGCTCGCAGCAGGTCCGCTTCAACGAGAGCCTCGGTCAGAGCGAGCGCACGCCGAGCTGCGTCATGCGCACGGTCACCGAGATCACCGGCATAGAGCTCGACCACTTCATGGTGGCCGACTTCAACGCGGTCAAGACGCTGTCCAGCGCGGTCGACGGCGTCGAAGTGTGCCTCGCCAAGGACATCGACGACCCGGATTCGCATCTGAAGCTGGCCAAGGGCAAGCACACGATCGAGGGCGAGGAGGCGCTGGCGTTCGTGCGCACCCGGCACTCCGTGGGCAACGGCGGCGACCTCAGCCGGATCGAGCTGCAGCAGCAGTTCCTCAGCTCGCTGATGCGCAAGCTGAAGTCCGGGGGCACGCTGACCAGCCCGAAGAAGATGATAAGTCTGGCGGAGGCGGGCACGAAGGCGCTGACCGTCGACTCCAAGATCGCCGACATAATGAAACTCCGTGACCTCGGCATGGAGCTCGGCAAGCTCGACATGAAGAACCTGACCTTCGCGACGACCCCGGTGGTGGACAACCCCGCCGAGAAGAAGCCCGTCACGGTCGTGCTCAACAAGGCCAAGTCCGACGAGCTGTTCTCGATGATGCGCGAGGACGTGTCGCTGACCGAGGTCAAGAAGAAGGAGAAGAAGGAGAAGGCCGCGGTGGCCGCCCGCCTCAAGGGCCCCAAGGCCGACCCCGCCGACGTCCGCGTCGACATCTACAACGGCAGCGGGAAGACGGGCGCCGCTCAGGCGACCCTCGCCTGGCTGCAGAACAACGAGGGTGTGACGAAGTCCAGCCAGCTCGGCAACGCGCCGAAGAACCTGGGCAAGACCACCCTGGAGTACGGCAAGGGCGAGGCCGACCAGGCGCGGCGGCTCGCCGAGCTGATGGGGCTGCCCGGGTCGGCGCTGAAGCCGGGCGAGAGCGAGAAGAACGCGCAGGGGCTGCCCGCGATGGTGCTGACCCTGGGGGCCGACTTCAAGGGCGCGGGGGTGCCCATAAGTGCTCCGTCGAAGGCACCGGACGGCATTCAGAAGGTCGGTGCCGACAAATCCGTGTGTGCCAAGTGA
- a CDS encoding TIGR03089 family protein has translation MNANDRTPADLLRSALAADPARPLVTYYDDATGERVELSVATFANWVAKTANLLQGELSAEPGDRLALLLPAHWQTAVWLLACSSVGVVADVGGDPAAADLVVSGPDTLDAARACSGERVALALRPLGGRFPEPPAGFADYAVEVPSQGDRFAPYAPVDPDEPALAVGGLELTGADLVERARADAAELGLAPGSRLLSDRPYGTWDGLSAGLYAPLAAGGSVVLCRHLDRLGEGGLEKRIESERVTATAR, from the coding sequence GTGAACGCCAACGACCGCACCCCTGCCGACCTGCTGCGATCCGCGCTCGCCGCGGACCCGGCGCGCCCGCTCGTGACGTACTACGACGACGCCACCGGTGAGCGCGTCGAATTGTCCGTGGCCACCTTCGCCAATTGGGTGGCCAAGACCGCCAACCTCCTCCAGGGCGAGCTGTCCGCCGAGCCCGGCGACCGGCTCGCGCTGCTGCTTCCCGCGCACTGGCAGACGGCGGTGTGGCTGCTCGCCTGCTCCTCCGTGGGCGTCGTCGCGGACGTCGGCGGCGACCCGGCGGCGGCCGACCTCGTCGTCAGCGGCCCGGACACGCTCGACGCGGCGCGGGCCTGCTCCGGCGAGCGCGTGGCCCTCGCCCTGCGCCCCCTCGGCGGCCGCTTCCCCGAGCCCCCCGCGGGCTTCGCCGACTACGCCGTGGAGGTGCCGAGCCAGGGCGACCGGTTCGCCCCGTACGCGCCCGTGGACCCCGACGAGCCCGCGCTCGCCGTCGGCGGCCTGGAGCTGACCGGCGCCGACCTGGTGGAGCGGGCCCGCGCCGACGCCGCCGAGCTGGGCCTCGCCCCGGGCTCCCGGCTGCTCTCCGACCGCCCCTACGGCACCTGGGACGGCCTGAGCGCCGGGCTCTACGCGCCGCTGGCCGCGGGCGGCTCGGTGGTCCTGTGCCGCCACCTCGACCGGCTCGGCGAGGGCGGCCTGGAGAAGCGGATCGAGAGCGAGCGGGTCACGGCCACGGCCCGCTGA
- a CDS encoding glycosyltransferase family 2 protein produces MKSDVHPPAVSVIMPVLNEERHLREAVHAILQQEYAGEMEVVVALGPSTDRTDEIAAELVKEDPRVHTVPNPTGRTPAALNAAIKASRHPIVVRVDGHAALSPGYITTAVRLLEETGAMNVGGIMHAQGTNAWEQAVAAAMTSKIGVGNAAFHTGGEAQQAETVYLGVFRREALEQQGGYNVEFIRAQDWELNFRIREAGGLIWFSPELKVSYRPRPSVKALAKQYKDYGRWRHVVARYHQGSINLRYLAPPVAVCAIAAGLVVGAALTPWGFVVPGGYLAAIVAGSVPAGKGLPLKARLQIPVALATMHMSWGWGFLTSPRSLAKRVIASRRPAVLGETQEA; encoded by the coding sequence TTGAAGTCCGACGTGCATCCCCCCGCTGTCTCTGTGATCATGCCGGTCCTCAACGAGGAGCGGCACCTGCGTGAAGCCGTGCACGCGATCCTCCAGCAGGAGTACGCGGGCGAGATGGAGGTCGTGGTCGCGCTCGGCCCCTCCACCGACCGCACCGACGAGATCGCCGCGGAGCTGGTCAAGGAGGACCCGCGGGTGCACACCGTCCCGAACCCCACGGGACGTACGCCCGCCGCCCTGAACGCCGCGATCAAGGCCTCGCGCCACCCGATCGTGGTACGTGTCGACGGCCACGCCGCGCTCTCGCCGGGCTACATCACGACCGCCGTGCGCCTCCTGGAGGAGACCGGCGCGATGAACGTCGGCGGCATCATGCACGCCCAGGGCACCAACGCCTGGGAGCAGGCCGTGGCCGCCGCCATGACCTCGAAGATCGGCGTGGGCAACGCCGCCTTCCACACCGGCGGTGAAGCCCAGCAGGCCGAGACGGTCTACCTGGGCGTCTTCCGGCGCGAGGCCCTGGAGCAACAGGGCGGCTACAACGTCGAGTTCATCCGGGCCCAGGACTGGGAGCTGAACTTCCGGATCAGGGAGGCCGGGGGGCTCATCTGGTTCTCGCCGGAGCTGAAGGTCTCCTACCGCCCGCGCCCGAGCGTGAAGGCCCTCGCCAAGCAGTACAAGGACTACGGCCGCTGGCGGCACGTCGTCGCCCGCTACCACCAGGGCTCCATCAACCTGCGCTACCTGGCGCCGCCGGTCGCCGTCTGCGCCATCGCGGCGGGCCTCGTCGTGGGCGCGGCCCTCACGCCCTGGGGATTCGTCGTGCCCGGCGGCTATCTCGCCGCCATCGTCGCGGGCTCCGTCCCGGCGGGCAAGGGACTGCCCCTGAAGGCGCGGCTGCAGATCCCCGTGGCGCTCGCGACCATGCACATGTCGTGGGGCTGGGGCTTCCTCACCAGCCCGCGCTCGCTCGCCAAGCGGGTCATCGCCTCGCGCCGCCCGGCGGTCCTCGGGGAGACCCAGGAGGCCTGA